A portion of the Bacteroidota bacterium genome contains these proteins:
- a CDS encoding NAD-dependent epimerase/dehydratase family protein: protein MLVTGATGFIGRRLVGELRAQSCTVRIAVRRLLPALTEAVLAPLDDPAALERACAGMDTVYHCAGHAHAWSGQDATLHRRVNHAGTCALATAAGRAGVRRFVFLSSVKAMGEPGEVCADEDWPLPPLTPYGQAKRAAEDAVLEAGARYGMHVVNLRLTMVYGPGGRGNLERMAALVRRGWFPPLPETGNRRSLVYVDDVVSAMRLVAHVPAAAGRTWIVADEAAYSGRELYVALRAALGLAPRRHAVPAGGLATVAAIGDRLERLLGRRLPFDSEVLDKLLGSAWYSSARLRGELGWRPQVSLAEGLQRMCRA, encoded by the coding sequence GTGCTGGTGACCGGCGCCACCGGTTTCATCGGCAGACGGCTGGTCGGGGAATTGCGGGCGCAGTCCTGCACCGTGCGCATTGCCGTGCGCCGGCTGCTGCCGGCGCTGACTGAAGCGGTGCTGGCGCCGCTCGATGACCCGGCAGCGCTGGAGCGCGCTTGTGCCGGCATGGACACGGTGTACCACTGCGCCGGTCATGCACATGCCTGGTCAGGACAGGATGCGACGCTGCACCGGCGGGTGAATCATGCAGGCACCTGCGCGCTCGCTACGGCGGCCGGGCGCGCCGGCGTGCGCCGCTTCGTGTTCCTGTCCAGCGTCAAGGCCATGGGCGAACCCGGCGAGGTCTGCGCCGACGAGGACTGGCCGCTGCCGCCGCTGACCCCGTACGGTCAGGCCAAGCGTGCTGCCGAAGATGCGGTGCTGGAGGCCGGAGCACGCTACGGCATGCACGTCGTGAACCTGCGGCTGACGATGGTCTACGGGCCGGGCGGACGCGGCAACCTGGAGCGCATGGCGGCGCTGGTGCGGCGCGGATGGTTTCCGCCGCTGCCGGAAACCGGCAACCGGCGCTCGCTGGTGTACGTCGATGACGTGGTATCGGCAATGCGGCTGGTTGCGCATGTGCCGGCTGCTGCCGGTCGTACCTGGATCGTCGCCGATGAGGCCGCGTATTCGGGGCGCGAGCTGTATGTGGCGCTGCGCGCGGCGCTGGGGCTCGCGCCGCGCCGGCATGCCGTGCCGGCTGGCGGGCTGGCAACGGTGGCGGCGATCGGGGACCGGCTGGAGCGACTGCTCGGCCGGCGGCTGCCGTTCGATTCCGAGGTGCTCGACAAGCTGCTCGGTTCGGCCTGGTACTCCTCGGCGCGACTGCGCGGGGAACTGGGCTG
- a CDS encoding glycosyltransferase, which produces MTVSIVIHRSDPQQLDATLATLLRAAAQAALRLRIKLVDNADGPLPAMLPPGLQLHHGHGNVGFGAGHNRTLDGSDGELHLILNPDVELAAEALVEALAFLDRHPDCGLLVPWVVNANGTPEFLCKRYPTVLDLLLRGFAPDWLRCRFARRLGQYELRDQAADAVLWDPPIVSGCFMLFRTEVLKALGGFDPRYFLYFEDFDLSLRAARLTRVARVPAVRIVHHGGHAARKGWRHIRMFVRSGITFFNTHGWKLW; this is translated from the coding sequence ATGACGGTCTCCATCGTCATCCACCGCAGCGATCCGCAGCAGCTCGACGCGACGCTGGCCACGCTGCTGCGGGCGGCGGCGCAGGCTGCGCTGAGGTTGCGCATCAAGCTCGTCGACAACGCTGACGGCCCGCTGCCAGCGATGCTGCCGCCGGGCCTGCAACTGCATCACGGCCACGGCAACGTCGGCTTCGGGGCCGGCCACAACCGCACGCTGGACGGCAGCGACGGCGAGCTGCACCTGATCCTGAACCCCGATGTCGAGCTGGCTGCCGAGGCGCTGGTCGAGGCGCTCGCCTTCCTCGACCGCCATCCGGACTGCGGGCTGCTGGTGCCGTGGGTCGTCAATGCCAACGGGACGCCAGAATTTCTCTGCAAGCGCTACCCGACGGTGCTCGATCTGCTGCTGCGCGGGTTCGCGCCGGACTGGCTGCGTTGCCGGTTCGCCCGCCGGTTGGGGCAATACGAGTTGCGCGATCAGGCAGCCGACGCCGTGCTCTGGGATCCGCCGATCGTCAGCGGCTGCTTCATGCTGTTTCGCACCGAGGTGCTCAAGGCCCTGGGTGGCTTCGATCCGCGCTATTTCCTGTATTTCGAGGATTTCGACCTGAGCCTGCGTGCTGCCCGGCTGACCCGGGTCGCACGGGTGCCGGCCGTGCGCATCGTGCATCACGGCGGGCATGCCGCGCGCAAGGGCTGGCGCCACATCCGGATGTTCGTGCGCTCGGGCATCACCTTCTTCAACACCCATGGCTGGAAGCTCTGGTGA
- a CDS encoding HlyD family type I secretion periplasmic adaptor subunit, with amino-acid sequence MSVLDALKHPWAVPEENLKVETDDRFMRMAGALIILAAFGGFGGWAATAPLGSAVVAPGIVTVDTYRKTVQHLEGGIVKQIMVREGDLVAADQVLLRLDDTQTQAQLEIARLQYYAQIALDARLHAEQLGDGKITFPDELQNLSGDKRVVDMMRGQVVLFETRRKSRLGEISVLEQRVEQLQVQMQGQQDLADAKGRTIRSYNEQVVELRKLFEQKLVDKTRLRDYERAVSTLEGERAEALSNAAAAKVQMGEAKLAILQKQQDFQKDVAAELRDVQSKIFDLDQRVHALQDTVARTEVRATSAGRIVGLTVHNEGAVVSAGARILDIVPNDEPLVIEAQVQPSDIDRVHPGLMADVRFSAFHDRQTPVVNGQVVMVSPDRITDPNSRQPYYLARVQVSDSGMAILKGKSLVPGMPAEVLVNTGERTALDYFIKPLIDAIARSFKER; translated from the coding sequence ATGTCAGTTCTGGACGCACTTAAGCACCCTTGGGCTGTGCCTGAAGAAAATCTCAAGGTCGAAACCGATGACCGATTCATGCGAATGGCAGGAGCATTGATCATTCTTGCTGCCTTCGGTGGTTTTGGTGGCTGGGCTGCGACTGCGCCCCTGGGCAGTGCCGTGGTAGCACCAGGCATTGTGACCGTCGATACCTATCGCAAGACTGTTCAGCATCTTGAGGGCGGTATCGTCAAGCAGATCATGGTGCGCGAGGGCGATCTGGTTGCAGCCGATCAGGTGTTGCTACGGCTCGATGATACCCAGACCCAAGCCCAGCTTGAAATTGCTCGATTACAATATTATGCCCAGATTGCACTCGATGCACGCTTGCATGCCGAGCAGTTGGGTGATGGCAAAATAACATTTCCGGATGAGTTGCAGAATCTGTCCGGAGATAAACGTGTAGTGGACATGATGCGCGGTCAGGTTGTGTTGTTCGAGACCCGTCGCAAATCCAGGCTGGGTGAAATATCCGTGCTTGAGCAACGGGTCGAACAGTTACAGGTACAAATGCAGGGTCAGCAGGATCTGGCTGATGCCAAGGGACGCACCATCCGTTCCTATAACGAGCAGGTTGTTGAACTGCGAAAGCTTTTTGAACAGAAACTGGTCGACAAAACCCGCCTGCGTGATTATGAGCGTGCGGTGTCGACGCTGGAAGGGGAGCGTGCTGAAGCCCTTTCAAATGCTGCTGCCGCCAAAGTTCAGATGGGTGAAGCCAAATTGGCTATTTTGCAAAAACAGCAGGATTTTCAAAAGGATGTGGCTGCTGAATTGCGTGATGTTCAGAGCAAGATATTTGACCTGGATCAGCGTGTGCATGCCTTGCAGGATACGGTCGCCAGAACTGAAGTGCGGGCAACGTCAGCGGGCCGGATTGTTGGACTTACGGTTCACAATGAGGGTGCCGTCGTTTCCGCCGGTGCTCGCATCCTTGATATCGTGCCTAACGATGAGCCGTTGGTGATTGAGGCGCAAGTACAGCCATCCGATATTGATCGCGTACATCCCGGTTTGATGGCTGATGTGCGCTTTAGTGCTTTTCATGATCGACAAACGCCTGTGGTAAACGGCCAGGTTGTCATGGTGTCGCCGGATCGGATTACCGACCCGAATTCGCGTCAACCTTACTATCTGGCGCGCGTGCAGGTGTCGGATTCCGGAATGGCGATCCTGAAAGGTAAGTCCCTGGTTCCCGGCATGCCAGCCGAAGTGCTGGTAAATACCGGAGAGAGAACTGCACTTGATTACTTCATCAAACCGTTGATTGATGCGATTGCCCGTTCATTCAAGGAGCGATAA